The sequence TAGCTGGAGGCAAATATTTCAATAATGATGTTGCAGCTGCAGTTATCTTGGGTACAGGAACAAATGCTGCATACGTAGAGCGTGCACACGCGATTCCTAAGTGGCATGGTCTCCTACCTAAATCAGGAGAAATGGTATGTTGCCTTCACCGGTTATTACTCTTTAGAACTTTTATCCTCTACTTTAAGTGATCAATTTGGTCAAAAGATATATTCTAATATTGCTTTCTAATTCTTTAGGTTATCAACATGGAATGGGGTAACTTCCGGTCATCACACCTTCCGGTGACTGAATATGACCAGGCATTGGACCAGGAGAGTCTCAACGTTGGTGAGCAGGTACAATATgcgtcttttttttctttattaaaaattAGCTGGCGTCTTTTCAGTGGTTTTAAATTTCGTATCCTTTATTACTGTGAACAGATTTTTGAGAAGATTATTTCTGGTATGTATTTGGGAGATATTGTACGTAGAGTCCTCTGCAAAATGGCAGAAGACGCTGAATTTTTCGGTGATGTTGTTCCACCAAAACTTAGGACTCAATTCATTTTGAGGTACACTCCATTTCACCTTTAATAGCAGTAATTATGTGCTTAGTTCTGCATTTGACTACCCGCTTCTTAGGTTTTTGCTTGAATTCTTGGTAAACAAACCCTGAAATGTGAATTATGCAGGACCCCTGAAATGTCTGCCATGCATCATGACACATCCCAAGACTTGAGAGTGGTTGGAAGCAAATTGAAGGACATCTTTGGGGTATGGTTTTGTTTGTTCCCTCCTATATGGTAGAACTCTTTACTCATATTCGTTTGTTCACAAGACAATTCTAAATGTTTGATGGTTTCTGTTCTCTTATATCAGATATCTAGTACTCCCCTTAAAACAAGAAAAGTTGTTAAAGAGCTCTGCAACATTGTTGCCACACGTGGTGCCCGTCTTTCTGCCGCAGGGATCTTGGGTATTTTGAAAAAGATGGGAAAAGACACAGTGAAGGAGGGAGAGAAACAGAGGACTGTTATTGCCATGGATGGAGGATTATTTGAGCACTACACTGAATTCAGCTCCTGTTTGGAGAGCACCCTCAATGAGTTACTCGGAGATGAAGTTGCACACACCGTTGTTATTGAGCACGCGAACGATGGCTCTGGAATTGGAGCTGCTCTTCTGGCAGCTTCTCATTCTCAGTATCCCGAAGTCGAAGAATCCTTATAAGACACTATCGAGGAAACAAATATTTTGTTaagtaatattattatttttttcttttttttctttttcagtcaCTTCTTTCTCTGTAGTCATTGTTTCTTTCTACACCAGAGAGAattttctctccttttttttaGTGGTCAGTCGCTGGGCAT comes from Papaver somniferum cultivar HN1 chromosome 7, ASM357369v1, whole genome shotgun sequence and encodes:
- the LOC113296344 gene encoding hexokinase-2-like; amino-acid sequence: MGKVTVGVTIVCAAAVCAAATLIVRHRMKSSGRWTKAMSILKEFEEKCATPIGKLRQVADAMTVEMHAGLASEGGSKLKMLISYVDNLPTGDEHGLFYALDLGGTNFRVLRVQLGGKDGRVVKQEFTEVSIPPELMTATSSELFDFIAKELARFIATEGEGFFLPPGSQRELGFTFSFPVKQLSIASGTLIRWTKGFSIDDAVDKDVVGELTKALNRQGIDMRVAALVNDTIGTLAGGKYFNNDVAAAVILGTGTNAAYVERAHAIPKWHGLLPKSGEMVINMEWGNFRSSHLPVTEYDQALDQESLNVGEQIFEKIISGMYLGDIVRRVLCKMAEDAEFFGDVVPPKLRTQFILRTPEMSAMHHDTSQDLRVVGSKLKDIFGISSTPLKTRKVVKELCNIVATRGARLSAAGILGILKKMGKDTVKEGEKQRTVIAMDGGLFEHYTEFSSCLESTLNELLGDEVAHTVVIEHANDGSGIGAALLAASHSQYPEVEESL